Genomic segment of Arachis stenosperma cultivar V10309 chromosome 4, arast.V10309.gnm1.PFL2, whole genome shotgun sequence:
TTTGCGTACCGCGGGCTTATGTTGGGTAAGCTGCAATGTTTTCACTGAGAAAAATCTCTATGCAATTATCAATTTTATACCATGATGATTATTCAATTTCTTTAATTTGCAGATACATCAAGGCACTATTTACCAGTTACTGTAATTAAGCAGATCATTGACTCTATGTCCTATGCAAAATTTGTAAGATCAGTGTCACgagttttgttttgtttgtgaCAATTAGAAACTGAAGAAGTATCAACCTAACAAGCCTATCCTGTTCTTTTTTGTTTCATGTAATGCTGATGTTTATTCAACCCCATAGAATGTTCTGCATTGGCACATCATAGATGAAGAGTCATTTCCTCTTGAGGTACCTTCATATCCAAATTTGTGGAACGGTTCATACACAAAATGGGAACGCTACACAGTAGAGGATGCATATGAAATTGTCAAGTAAGAATTACCTTATCCAAGTTCTCTACAATCATTTTTGCTTCACACTGTCCCATTGTAAataatgctgctaccacaactAAACTATTATAAACATATCTCAAACTTTTATCATCACAAGCAATTTTGAATCCTCTCATAGTTGAATTTAAAAAAGAGGCAATAGTTTGTTGGGTTTGGTGGTAGAAAAGAGGCAAAAGTTTTGTGGCACTGTGCAGTTTTTGCCACTATTAGGACTCTTTTGGTTGGAGCGTAATGCACACACCTTCAATGATACATGTTCTTACAAGCAAGATTTATGGGATAGGGTTAGACGCCTAGCATCAATTTGGTGTAAAGCTCATGATCTGTTCAGGGACTTTCCCTCTCAGACATATTGAGAGATTCGAAATGCTTCAAGATAaatcttttgttttgtttgctttTGTATAGGAAATCCCTTATCCCCACATTTTGTATTATCCTTCTCCTCATCTAatgaaattctttttttttaataaaagaaattgttTTAGAACTGAAGATGGGGAAGGGCTATAAATGTAACTTGTTCTATATTCCAAAATAATGTTAATTGATCCATGGATATTTTCCTTTTACCAACTTGTTACTTTTCAGGGCATATCTTTAAGTCAAATTTAGTTATCTATCAAAGACTAATACTTTTTTTCCTCTTATTTTTATTCCATGTTGCACCATGTGCTGCTAAAAGTTTTGCCAAAATGAGAGGTGAGGTTATCCCTTTTGAAGTTCCTACTATGGTACAGTTTTTTAGCTATCAATGatgatttaatatatttatcaCGCAAATTATGCTTGCTGACTATGATTTTTTCCTCCCTGTTGTGCCTGTTAAGCTATAATGATCATCTATTTGATGAGTATTTGCATGATTTATCACAGGCATAAATGTGATGGCAGAAGTGGATGTCCCTGGTCATGCAGAATCATGGTAAAAAACATTTTCTGATACCTTAAGTGCAGCTTGATAGTATGATAGTAATTGGCTTTATTATTGTTATGCAGTAAGAGCAATGGATTTCAATATTTCATATACTTTTATAACTCATTGTAATTACTTCAAGTTTTGAAAGACATGGTTTACCATAGAGAAGTTGATGATTACAGCTTGAAAAATGTCATATATAATTACAGTAAGTCCTTTGTCAGAAAATTAGATGTTGATTGTTGGTATTTAGCTCAATGTATCCTTGAAGAAGTTCTATGGTTTGACATTGAATTCACAATTTTGTTTATCATAGTGAGGAGTTGCTAAGttttttctccccttccatATTTGCTTGGTCAGATTGTTACCTTGAAATCAAGAAGACAAAAGCCACATGTTAAGCATTTTACTGGTTTCATGAACATCAAGTTTAATGCGCATCCGATAAAAATTAACtcgttttctttgttttattttcattcattctttctttctttccttttttattttctttaaatgtCTAGGGGTGTCGGATATCCAGATCTTTGGCCATCACCTACCTGTAGGGAGCCACTAGATGTTTCAAAGAATTTCACTTTTGATGTCTTTTCCGGTATTCTGACAGGTTAGCTTCTGTTAAAACCCGGAACCTCATAGTTGTTCTGTTCTTTCTGGATTTGTGTGCTACATTAATAATTGTATTCTCTGATATAAATCATTGATGACTTGTGTATTCATAGTTGGCCTTGTCAATACTATTGAAAACTAGTTTGTTCTGATGTGTAGTACCTCCATAGTAGTGCTTGATGACATTCTTAAACTAGCTGTTACCTTATAGTTGAAACAGTTCAATTAGTTATAATCTGTTCAGTTTTTTTGGTTACTTCTTAATTTTGTGTATAATAATTTTTCAGAGTTGAGAAAGATTTTCCCATTTGAGCTATTTCACTTGGGTGGTGACGAAGTTAATACAGGTCAGTTTGACTGTTTTCACTTGATCAAAAAATCTGTTCTTTAGAGTTTAGACTTTGAATGATTACTGTAATTAAGAAGTAATGTGAACCGCTGCGAACTGATGTAAGAACTATGTTTTGTTTCTACAGATTGCTGGAGCAAAACTCCTCATGTAAAACAATGGTACTAACCTCTTTATATTTTATGATGCTTTAATTGTTGTTCATGTAAAgcagttagcatttgagcacataAATTATTGGAATCTCAAGTAGAACTTCTCATATGTAAAGGACTTGTAAAGTGATCATGgcatattttctcttcttttcttttcttttttccacCGTGCAGAGCTTCGATGTTCAAACAGACAATCTTGTTTTATCAGCTTCTCTTTTCCCAATTTAGACACTTCATTTTTGCACAATGTTTATGCTTGATGCCTATTCGGTGTTTTGACCATAAACTGAAATGCAGGCTCCAGACTAACAACTTGACTACAAAAGATGGCTATCAATATTTCGTACTGAAAGCGCAAGAAATAGCCCTTTCGAAAAACTGGACCCCAGTGAACTGGTATAATCTCTATATATACATAATGCTTTTATGTATTTACGATGTCACGTTCTTAAATCTTACATGTGTTCATAGATTTGACTCTCATTGTGATAACTCTTCAGGGAAGAAACCTTCAATGCATTTCCATCTAAGCTCAATCCACAAACTATAGTGCATAACTGGTGAGTTTTCATCGGTATAAGTACTCTTGTTATGTTACAAAACTCAAATGTGTTTCTCAAAACTGTAGGTTGGGTCCCGGCGTTTGTCCGAAGGCTGTTGCGAAAGGTTTCAGGTGCATTTTCAGTAACCAAGGAGTCTGGTATCTTGACCATCTAGATGTGCCTTGGGACCAGGTCTATACGGCCGAGCCGCTAGAAGGAATATACGACGCCTCCCAGCAAAAGCTTGTAATCGGTGGAGAAGTATGCATGTGGGGTGAGACGGCTGATACATCCGATATTCAGCAAACAATATGGCCTCGAGCGGCCGCAGCTGCAGGTATGCACATTTTACTGATGCCAAGTTGTTCGACATTCTGTCATTCGCCATTCTTGcatcattcatttttcttttgttgaagTCTGTCTTCAATTATATATGGTAAACACTCACGTGCAGTTGTGTTCAtgttagataataatttagtcaaacaTGTGAAATCATCTAACGATATTTAACTATTAACTTCACATGAAAATGAAAACAACTGCATGTGAGTTTctaccattatatatatatagagtttAATTCTGATATTGTGTTCGCAATCGTATTAAGTGCTACTTGATTGGCACAGAACGCTTGTGGAGTCCAAGAGAGTCAACTCCTAAAGCAAATATTACCTCAACCACCTTGCCGCGGCTGCTAAACTTCAGATGCCTGTTGAATAGACGTGGGGTTGCCGCCGCTCCTGTCAGACACTTTTATGCTAGACAGGCTCCGGACGGCGCAGGCTCGTGCTACAGTCAATAATGAGTCTTAAACTATCAAACATCAAAGCCTTGGCAGCCATGTTTGTTGTGTATGTCAGGGCACCCTAGTGAGCTTAGCAACAGTGACATCATAAATGAAAGAAGTTGATGAATTTTAACAAAATAGTATCCACTTCTTTTACCATCTGTTTATAAAAGCAAACTTCTTTTTATTATGTGTTATGCTTGTGGTTGTTCATTGTTTGAAAGTTCTTTATACTATGTTTATATGTCCATTGTGATAAACTATAGTCTCAGATTATGATTATCTCCAAGTAATTTATGTGTttataaatttgaaaagaaattgcTAGTTGCAATTCACACCATTTAAGGATCCAGAAAATGGTTCTGCATAGAAAGAAAAGGTGAAATAAGTTTAGTTATTGGTGAATCATGAAAGTTGAGTTTATGATATAAGAAAGATAAACAGACATTAATCTGCACAAAAGCAAAGCAAAATTTCATACTACATGAAAGTACTTTCATTACAAAATCctgtttttgttattttttcataaaatttttcgGTAATGAGGATGTAAATTGAACTGGTGTATATAAATTGCAAGTACAGTTATCATTACTCCAATTAGGGtacaaattatttttaggtTTATTTATTACGGTGCGTTTATAGTTTTGTTTCAGTTaggttcttatattttttttttattgagtttctatactatatcaaatttttgtaattaagtttTTGTCGTAACAAAAATGCTGGAATTAACAGAATATTTATTTAAACGAAACGAATATACCTAACACTTGTTTGAATATTCTGTatagtttaataaaatattctgttaatatcaatatttttattatagtaAAGACTTACTTATAAAATATGATATGGTATaagaacctaattaaaaaaaatataagaatttaattaaaaaattgattaagTTATAAGGACagacaaaataattaaaccttatttttaataggtttaattactctgtaagtctttataattttaccgaattttcaattaagtttttatatttttttttaattaggtttctagatgttaattttttttcaatttagtcaTTTTTAACCAAAAAACAGTAAAACAAAAGCATATATATTGTTGtaattttcatcttttttttttactaatgtTAGTAACAATTTTCTGTAACATTTAACTATTTGATGCAAGTCTATCACTGTAATTTTATAGagactaaattataaaaaaaaatctaaaaaataagaatctaattaaaaaatatataaaaaataattaaaaattttataaaattataagaatatacaaaataattaaactttatttttaatatataggGACCCAATGTATTATGTTACAGAAACAAACGTAGCTCAAAAAGTCTTGCATTCCCAAACAATAATCACTACAAGACAATAACAGTTCACATGGAAAATGAGAGAGACTGAACCTTAAAGGGATTAACATTGACCAATTGTCAATACTATCTTAATTCTTAGCCATTAAGGTGTTATCCAAAACTCTCTCTCAATTTTTCTTACTATTTATTACGTTAAGGTCATGCAACGGTCCACACATATGACTATAGTCTCAAAATTGCAAACAAGTAATCAAATCATGAACATCTAGAAACTCCACCAAGAATTTCCAacttaagtaattttttttcaaaaagctATCATTCAATTCTATAatgttaataaattattttaaaatgtttGACATATTATCTTATAgtacattttaattattatatttgaaCACATCACTACTTGTTTTTAAAAATGGCACTTATTTCTTCATTAACCCATCTTTTTCATTGTTAATTATTTCTTAGTTTAGTTAATTAGCTTGAGGAATCAATTTCAtacttatattttttgaatCAATCCCATTATGTTATTAacagtatttttattaatttttcccaacttttatttataattatatttaataaaaatatttttatagatatatttaataaaaatatcttttttataactgtgtttaatagaaatatctttataaatatattttttgaatgtgtctttttatatatgtgtttaaaatataataattaattattattgacaATAGATTAGCAGATAATATATTGAtacctatattttttctttttaaatatgcAAATCCAAATATTATTTCTATATGTATCCGTTTTAACACTCAAGTTTCAATAATACTTATTTATAAAACTAAGAAATTTGGTTATCAGCATTATTACAATTCCGGAGACCAGAAATTAACAACCATTGTAGGAGTTTCAACTAAAAAAATAGTAGTAGTTTTGAATTTCAGGTCACCTTTTATGTCACCAACAGtaacaaagagaaattattGATATCAATGGAGCTAGGTTGATATGCCAAACTGTTAAGCCAGCTCAGCTTCTGACCCATATTTAATTTCGTCACCCTATGTTTTGGTTTTGGCCCAAATCTACCACTAAATATGTACACTATTTaaagataatattaaaaatataaaaaaatttaaaattatcttatttaatatttattaattttaataataattaataaatgttaaattatataaattataactattttttgttaatttttttattattaaatatttttaactatttgTCAACGagttataaattaatttaaatggcataatctttttatatttatttagagGTTATGAGTTTGAATCTctatatttttagtaaaaaaaatatatattttttcaacGATTAATTATggtaattattgaataaataaaataattaattatctatTTAACTTTTTTACTTTCAAAATTTTCAGTTGAGTCACAAATAATACTTTAAATTTGTCtctaagaattttttttagttgaatactttaatttcataaaaaataactaaatttctaaaaaaaattaaaattttaaatttaattcctaaaaaaaatcttaaaaagcatattaataaatataaatatcaGCGTTAAAAATAACTACAAATTGATGCAGTATATTGCTTATTACACAGAAATAAATTTGTCTATATATACTTATTAACAGTTACGTGATTGATTTTTATACATGGACAAATGTTATTATCTAttgacaataaaataaatttaaatattgtatTATGTAATAGAAATAACATTTAAAAatgatttaataattaaatgattTAGAGATTAAAATATTCGACTAAAAAATTAAGTATAACttgaactaattttttttattaaagaaacAAGGTATATATCACATAAATAttagggtaaaaaaccatatTAAGTCAAATGAGTCAAAAAAtaacgtaaatacgccaaagcaaaaatcgtttcagcaataagccagaagctatttttatataattcgaaccagcttggttcgaactccatttctacataattcgaaccagcttgtaTTAAAAATGGGCAGAAGAgtattgtattaaaaaataattacaaatatttttttaataaatttatttaaattataccacaaaaaaatattttattctatgcaaaataatttaaaaaatggcttaaaagctgttagaagtactataaaaatttgtaatgtcctaatgacttaggacattaaagaaatactccacatagtcactaataatttagaaattaaagaaaaaatatttttatcatgtatttacctaaatcactagaatattacaaacttttatagtactcataacatcttttaagccattttttaaaattattttgtatagaataaaatatattttttaattattttgtatggaataaaatattttctttcatttttaaattattattgactatgtagagtattttatttaaaatttgagtacatgcatgtatttacctaagttattataacattacaaatttttatagtactcctaacatttttaagccattttttttaaattgttttgcataggataaaatattttttgtagtataatttaaaaaaatttattaaaaaatattcatgaactattaaaaatggacagaaaagtattgtatggaattcaaattgatagctcattaatattttaaagaagtctcgtaattaaatattttgttaacttttttttaacgtatgaaataaaaatatattttttaattttttaattattaatttttttaataaattttttaataaattttttaataaattattaattttttaacagcataattcgaattatacCATGAATTactgtgtgtaattcgaaccaagctggttcgaattagtgtgtgcgtgtgtttgtgtgtaattcgaaccaagctggttcgaattatgtgtaattcgaaccaagctggttcgaattatgtgtgtgtatgtgtttgtatataattcgaaccaagctggttcgaattatgtagaaatggagttcgaaccaagctggttcgaattatataaaaatagcttctggcttattgctgaaacgatttttgctttggcgtatttacgttattttttgactcatttggcttaatatggttttttaccctaaatattattataaaaagagTAATGAATGATATGGGATAACACATGCTACCTGTGATGCAGCAAAATAGTGAGAAGTGAAATAATCTTGGATTTAATTTAGTCATTGCCCTGAACCTGAAGAACAAGGCAACTGGTTGGGAACACTTGTCTCTTTTTCATAATGTCTAGATTCACTGCTGGTCCTCCCTCTTATTCACGAGTTGTTGATGCTGCTTAATTATGTTGCAACAACAATATCAATGAAATGAAATAACTACCTCTTTATTGGGTTCTATAGATTGTcataaaggaatattgattcCTCCAATTATTATGTAGAttgttatatattatattttcatgATATTAGTTTATATATACTTGCTAATTGACACTACAAATTGTTCAATAACTATCTGGATTAACGAAAATCTTTAGGGGGATAAAAACTTCTAATTAGTTACCATTTTTGAGTTGAAGGAAAGTAATATCTGAAAGAGATTTCGATGATAAAATTAGTCGTTAGATAAGAGGTATTAAAATTATGATAGATGACATGGTTTTTATAGACGTTTTATCTTATCTATACAttgtatattttaaaagaatttatattatattatcttAAATTTGACTAAATATAATTAGAGTCGaataatttttaacttaaattatatttataaagaGGTGCGTGTATTTAGAtggataaaatattttagattaCTAAAACATATAACACAACAGTTAAGGTATAAATCAAATGGCAGATTTAGTTGTTTCTTAAAAGTTGTACTGacttattaaaatttatctCTTAATAGTTATATTAATTTATCAGATTTGTTTTCTAAATATTACATTGATTTATTGAAATTAATCTCTTAAAAGCTATAGCGACTCATTGAGATCTACATCTTAAAATTTAACGATATCTGTCTCTTAACAACAGCTGAGGCATGAATCAGATGGCAAATTTGGCTGATTCTTGAAAGTTGTACTGACTACTGAAATCTGTCTCTTAACAACTATATTGACTCATCGAGATTCGTCTTTTAAAGGATGCATTGAATTACCGAGATTAGGCTCTTAAAACTACACTAACTCACTGAAATCTACTTATTAAAACTCACCAATATCTGCTTCTTAATACAACAGTTGAGGTATGGATCTTTTGGGTGTTTCTTAAAAGTTATACCGACTCACTGAAATTTGTCTCTTAACAGCTGTATTGATTCACCGA
This window contains:
- the LOC130976282 gene encoding beta-hexosaminidase 1 — protein: MLRMFCYFFVLCALFVVLPQSLVLHGSRGIRTKQPHFDESLTYLWPLPAEFTSGDEVLSVDPSLKLSVAGTGGAGASYIVGEAFERYKKIIFEHSGSGNVGARLRFKRVLVESIISEYDVSQLKITVHSDNEELQLGVDESYTLQVSKVKEDSIAGEVTIEANTVYGALRGIETFSQLCSFDYTTKTVQIHKAPWVIHDQPRFAYRGLMLDTSRHYLPVTVIKQIIDSMSYAKFNVLHWHIIDEESFPLEVPSYPNLWNGSYTKWERYTVEDAYEIVNFAKMRGINVMAEVDVPGHAESWGVGYPDLWPSPTCREPLDVSKNFTFDVFSGILTELRKIFPFELFHLGGDEVNTDCWSKTPHVKQWLQTNNLTTKDGYQYFVLKAQEIALSKNWTPVNWEETFNAFPSKLNPQTIVHNWLGPGVCPKAVAKGFRCIFSNQGVWYLDHLDVPWDQVYTAEPLEGIYDASQQKLVIGGEVCMWGETADTSDIQQTIWPRAAAAAERLWSPRESTPKANITSTTLPRLLNFRCLLNRRGVAAAPVRHFYARQAPDGAGSCYSQ